From a region of the Sebastes umbrosus isolate fSebUmb1 chromosome 10, fSebUmb1.pri, whole genome shotgun sequence genome:
- the si:ch211-250c4.3 gene encoding uncharacterized protein si:ch211-250c4.3 codes for MSVKKKKTGLVISWQKSFSLLAPWRKVKGERDPVLDSEVVLTKMKLFNNFHEKLLMADDSASTISTVSVSEQDISDPIKASEENSNLDDKSGQPRTESGSDYLSAIFSDSQLTRLYKFESEDSGVELPSGANSPSTPTGSEQSFMVHSRESSCNSCNLNSDSTTLPDKLVTYAQSSEITEAEDSVDSSLTSKAVDTRDDVSIHSEELSSAVRVELHIDEDMDRVQCGALGISPEGDEEMCGQLKEETCLGGSCDDVTGNDFEPEPIRRSATSDSLEEYMDECCRFSEAQQTSSNPLGSGLGYLEHICQLLEKIGQLQETNLRLQRQICGLHKDSKVTKAKEDFFQQHCSCAAASLAFQDSQKRHSKSEFLSPSGTLSDLSTIHEVTRHPLISTRGDMSGEGLTPVPLWRTGLNRRSYTEGEVRFLGDSTEGLSISQRRLSENYTWGRVKDLVRKTKLRNQNRLGLTSASLKMSCPQLYMPDVEPVEPAGRNRNSMISLSQQSKLDFPWLQ; via the exons tgaaaggagagagagatccAGTGCTGGACAGTGAGGTTGTCCTGACCAAAATGAAGCTCTTCAACAACTTCCACGAGAAGCTCCTGATGGCCGACGACTCGGCGTCCACCATCTCCACGGTGTCGGTTTCCGAGCAGGACATCTCAGACCCCATCAAAGCCTCTGAGGAGAATTCCAATCTTGACGACAAGTCCGGACAACCTCGGACGGAGTCTGGCTCAGACTACCTTTCTGCCATTTTCTCAGACTCTCAGTTGACGAGGTTGTACAAGTTTGAGTCGGAGGACTCTGGAGTGGAGCTGCCCAGCGGAGCGAACTCTCCATCCACCCCGACAGGCTCTGAGCAGAGCTTCATGGTCCACAGTCGGGAGTCCTCCTGCAACTCCTGCAACCTAAACTCTGACTCTACCACTCTCCCTGATAAACTAGTCACATATGCACAGAGCTCTGAGATTACAGAAGCAGAGGACTCGGTGGATAGTAGTCTGACGAGTAAAGCAGTGGATACTCGGGACGATGTGTCCATACACTCTGAGGAGCTGAGTTCAGCTGTGAGAGTGGAACTGCACATAGATGAGGACATGGATAGGGTCCAGTGTGGGGCTTTAGGAATCAGCCCTGAGGGAGATGAAGAGATGTGTGGACAGCTCAAGGAGGAGACCTGCTTAGGAGGATCCTGCGATGACGTGACGGGCAATGACTTTGAGCCGGAGCCTATAAGGAGGAGCGCCACCAGTGACAGCCTGGAGGAGTACATGGATGAATGCTGCAGATTTAGTGAG GCACAGCAGACGAGTTCCAACCCTCTGGGTTCAGGCCTGGGTTACCTGGAGCACATCTGCCAACTCCTCGAGAAGATCGGCCAGCTGCAGGAGACCAACCTTCGGCTGCAGAGGCAGATCTGCGGCCTGCACAAGGACAGCAAGGTGACAAAGGCCAAAGAG GACTTTTTCCAGCAGCACTgcagctgtgctgcagccagCCTGGCTTTCCAGGACTCTCAGAAGAGACACTCCAAAAGTGAGTTTCTGTCACCCAGTGGAACCCTCTCTGACCTATCCACCATCCACGAGGTCACCAGGCATCCGCTCATATCAACCAGGGGAG ACATGAGCGGTGAGGGTTTGACACCCGTCCCGCTGTGGAGGACAGGCTTGAACCGAAGGAGTTACACTGAGGGGGAGGTCCGCTTCCTCGGGGACAGCACGGAAGGGCTGTCCATCTCCCAGCGCAGG cTGAGTGAAAACTACACATGGGGAAGAGTCAAAGACCTGGTGAGGAAAACTAAGTTGAGGAACCAAAACAGGCTGGGACTGACTTCCGCCTCACTGAAGATGTCCTGCCCACAACTCTACAT GCCTGATGTGGAACCAGTAGAACCCGCTGGCAGAAACAGGAACTCCATGATTTCCTTGAGCCAACAGAGCAAATTGGACTTCCCTTGGCTACAATAA